The Raphanus sativus cultivar WK10039 chromosome 6, ASM80110v3, whole genome shotgun sequence sequence AACCGCTTCTCCACCCTCCGGCTGATGGAAGGATGCCGCTTTCTCCATCGACGGAGTCTAGCAACGGCGAGCTAGAGAGAGTGCTTTCCGACGTTGAAACTCCGTTATTTCACCGCCTTCGTAAGGCCACGATGATTGAATCCAAGCTTCTCTTCAAACTTGCTGCTCCTGCGGTCATCGTGTACATGATAAACTACCTGATGTCCATGTCCACTCAAATCTTCTCCGGCCATCTCGGAAACCTAGAACTCGCTGCAGCTTCTCTTGGTAACACCGGGATACAAATCTTCGCATACGGTCTCATGGTAAAACAAAACTCCATAACATAGATGTCCTCATCCATATATGTCTTTATGTTCTGTTTTGCATGTGTTATGTCTTTTTgagatgatttttttctttttggatatACTTAGTTAGGAATGGGTAGTGCGGTAGAAACGTTGTGTGGTCAAGCGTTTGGAGGTAGAAAATACGAGATGCTTGGCATATATCTCCAGAGATCCACCGTGCTGCTCTCTCTCACGGGCGTTCTCCTAACGTTAATCTACGTCTTCTCCAAACCCATTTTGCTTTTCCTAGGAGAGTCGCCGGAGATAGCTTCCGCCGCGTCTATCTTCGTCTACGGTCTAATACCTCAAATCTTTGCCTATGCCGTGAACTTCCCGATCCAAAAGTTCCTACAGTCGCAAAGCATCGTTGCTCCGAGTGCTTACATCTCAACGGCCACGCTCTTCGTTCACCTTCTCTTAAGCTGGCTCGCTATTTACAAGCTTGGCATGGGGCTTCTTGGAGCCTCGCTTGTGCTCAGCCTCTCGTGGTGGATTATAGTGGTGGCTCAGTTTGTTTACATTGTGACGAGTGAACGGTGTCGTGAGACGTGGAGAGGGTTTAGTGTGCAAGCGTTCTCGGGGTTACCGAGTTTCTTTAAACTCTCTGCTGCCTCTGCC is a genomic window containing:
- the LOC108833257 gene encoding protein DETOXIFICATION 40; this encodes MDSSQNDGVYQPLLHPPADGRMPLSPSTESSNGELERVLSDVETPLFHRLRKATMIESKLLFKLAAPAVIVYMINYLMSMSTQIFSGHLGNLELAAASLGNTGIQIFAYGLMLGMGSAVETLCGQAFGGRKYEMLGIYLQRSTVLLSLTGVLLTLIYVFSKPILLFLGESPEIASAASIFVYGLIPQIFAYAVNFPIQKFLQSQSIVAPSAYISTATLFVHLLLSWLAIYKLGMGLLGASLVLSLSWWIIVVAQFVYIVTSERCRETWRGFSVQAFSGLPSFFKLSAASAVMLCLETWYFQILVLLAGLLENPELALDSLSICMTISGWVFMISVGFNAAISVRVSNELGAGNPKSASFSVIIVNIYSLITCVILAIVILAFRDVLSYAFTEGEEVSAAVSDLCPLLALTLVLNGIQPVLSGVAVGCGWQSFVAKVNVGCYYIIGIPLGALFGFYFKFDAKGIWTGMICGTLIQTVILAWVTFRTDWTKEVEEASKRLDKWSNKKLEVVPE